One genomic segment of Impatiens glandulifera chromosome 6, dImpGla2.1, whole genome shotgun sequence includes these proteins:
- the LOC124942630 gene encoding peroxidase 12-like gives MASSSLFLFLLLVAAAAAATAAAPGLSWNFYDSSCPKLESIVRKQLTKVFKDDVGQAAGLLRLHFHDCFVQGCDGSVLLDGSAGGPSEKSAIPNLTLRKQAFKIIDDLRRRVHKDCGRIVSCSDIVALAARDSVYLTGGPDYDLPLGRRDGVNFATEAATFANLVGPTANTTTILTRFAAKNLDIVDSVALSGGHTIGISHCPAFTNRLYPTQDPIMDKTFANNLKLTCPAPDTDNTADFDIRSPNKFDNKYFVDLMNRQGLLTSDQDLYTDTRTKGIVTDFAVNQDLFFDKFANAMVKMGQVSVLTGGDGEIRANCSVRNSDNLMLLNQVVDRVEEEQGSVSQF, from the exons ATggcttcttcttctctcttcctGTTCCTGCTTTTGGTagctgctgctgctgccgcGACCGCTGCTGCTCCTGGGCTTTCATGGAACTTCTATGACTCATCCTGCCCTAAGCTGGAATCCATTGTCAGGAAACAGCTGACCAAGGTTTTTAAAGATGATGTAGGCCAAGCTGCCGGCTTGCTTCGTCTCCACTTCCACGACTGTTTTGTTCAGGGATGTGATGGGTCCGTGCTTCTTGACGGATCAGCAGGTGGGCCAAGTGAAAAGAGCGCTATTCCCAATTTGACCTTGAGGAAACAAGCCTTCAAAATCATCGATGACCTCCGCCGCCGTGTCCACAAGGACTGCGGCCGCATCGTCTCTTGCTCTGATATTGTTGCTCTAGCCGCCCGTGATTCTGTCTATCTA ACCGGTGGACCAGATTATGATCTCCCATTGGGTCGCAGAGATGGGGTTAACTTCGCCACCGAGGCCGCCACGTTTGCCAATCTCGTGGGTCCTACCGCTAACACCACCACCATCCTCACCCGTTTTGCCGCCAAAAACCTTGACATTGTTGACTCCGTTGCCCTCTCCGGTGGTCACACCATTGGGATCAGCCATTGCCCTGCTTTCACTAACCGCCTCTACCCGACACAAGACCCCATCATGGACAAGACCTTTGCCAACAACCTCAAACTCACCTGCCCGGCCCCCGACACCGACAACACCGCAGACTTCGACATCCGATCCCCCAACAAGTTTGACAACAAATACTTTGTCGATCTTATGAACCGCCAGGGCCTTTTGACCTCCGACCAGGATCTCTACACCGACACCAGAACCAAGGGGATTGTCACAGATTTTGCGGTCAATCAAGATTTGTTTTTCGACAAATTTGCGAATGCTATGGTAAAGATGGGGCAGGTTAGTGTGTTGACTGGAGGAGATGGAGAGATCAGGGCTAACTGCTCCGTTAGAAATTCTGATAACTTGATGTTGTTGAATCAAGTAGTTGATCGTGTGGAAGAAGAACAAGGGAGCGTGTCACAGTTTTGA